The Dioscorea cayenensis subsp. rotundata cultivar TDr96_F1 chromosome 16, TDr96_F1_v2_PseudoChromosome.rev07_lg8_w22 25.fasta, whole genome shotgun sequence sequence aaattaaataataattttatcttattaatctTTACAACATCTTTTTCAACAAAATTGTTTAAcgaaaaatttttatatataagaattTCATTGATTCATATAACAAAAAGATGTtctaaaaaatatgtttaacaagaatatcaacaaataatatataagatGATAAACTTTTGCTCTGCTAGCACAAAACAGCCTGTGCATCATCATAAGTAGAAGCCACGTCCACATgaaatccatatttttttttctcagcaTGTACCTAAGCTCCACATGAATCCACTCAACATATATACCTCTTAATCCCATGCAATCCATTCACAACATCTCCCATCTATTCTTTGCTTTCACACTTAGATAACAAAAGAGTTGTTGTTGCACGCCTGAACAATCCTTGATGCCTCCTGAACCGAGAGATCCTCTGCCGGCCCTGTCGTGGGCTGAAGTTGCACAAGCGGCTAGGCCTCGTGTAAACTCTACTCTTCCGGTTGATGCTTCCGTCTTGGAGAAACTAAAGCAGACTGTCTTGGATGTCTTCAAAGTGGATGAAGACATTTAAGCAAAGGGCATTACAAAGGTTCCAACATGCTTTGTATGCCAAACTCTTTGGTAAAGCCCCAGCTTTTGAATAAGTGAAAACTACCTTATTAGGTCAGTGGCAGGATTTTGGCAGAGTTTTGATCTCTGATATGCCAAATGGTTTCATGTTAATTCGCTGTGAATCGGATGAAGTTAAGCAAAATATTATCTTTGGGAGGCCCTGGAATGTGAGTGGTTTGACACTCCAGGTTTCATTGTGGCAACCTAACTTTGAGCCGGCAACAATCAAACTCTCGAAAGCCATGGTCTGGTTGCAGCTCCATAATCTCCTGGTCGATCTTTGGGAAGGAGAAGCTCTTGAAGCCATTACTGAACCTATAGGCAAGCTTCTCAAAGTTGATGATTTCACATCCTTCTTTTCCAGAGCGAGATTTGCCCGAGTTTGTCTTGAAATCGATCTTTTGGTTACTCTGAAAAGAGGGTTCTTGCTTGATGACAAGGATGGTAAGGTCTTCGTTCTTGTTCTTTGTAAATGTCTTCCTACGTTTTGCTATTGTTTTGGGTTATTTGGACATGGATCCACCTCCTGCGGTCATCATTGTGGTTTTGCTCCAACCAAGGAAACCGGGATTGCTCACTCCGACTCTGGAGTTGATAGCGATCCTAGGGTTCTAGTTGGCCAGACACAAGGAGGTGATACCAGTCTTGTTGGTCCCAGTAGTCTAGCCCCGATGGTTGATGATAGCAATACACCGGAGGACTAGGTTTGTGGATGGTCGTTACTCGCCAGCGGCGACGTGGTCAGGGACACAATGGTGTGGGTAATTCGTTATCATGTGTCGTGCATGCAAAAAATCAAGCTGTTGGATTGCCCCAATCCAACGATCCGCCTAGGAACCCTACATCTTCTTTATAGTCCAATCGTGGAGGCATGAGGTGTAGCTGGAAAGGTAAGGGAGGTCACCTCCTATCGCCTAGGGACCAGCAACCTACCATCCTTTAACGTGACGACCTGGAAGCTAGCAAACATAAAGAGCCATCCTTTCACTTCTCTGATGGGATGGAAAGAGTGCAGGTGAATACTTTTTGATGTTCCCAATATCAGTAAAGAAGAATCAAAGGGAAAGGAACTCGCGGTCTCTGGGGGATCCTTAGTTAGGAAATCATTTTCAAAGGGTTCTTCTTCCAAATCGATGGAGATTTCTCATAGCGCCCCTCTTCTCCTTTGTTCTTTGAAGTCCAGGTTGCATAAACAGCAAGAGGAGGCTGATAATATCCATAATATGTTGGTTGATAGTGTGGAGGTAGCTCTTGCGGAAGATGGCGGTTCCCCAAAAGATTATGATCATTCTATGTCAGGTTCGGAATGGTCAAAACATAATGAGGACATGAATGAGGAAATGGAAGATGACCTCACGTTGGAGCAGGCTCAAGAGGAACTCAGGAAGGAAGCATTAGTTCATAAAGGATGCTAGTTACAAGATATCTTccccaaaaaaagaaagaacagaAGGAAGTGGAAATGGATCTTAGTTGGTTCATTTCTTAGCTTTCTTTCCCGTTTCTTAAATGATTACCCTGCTTATGTTGTTCATTATTTCTAGTTTTACTAATTCCTTGATGATGACTTCTCTAAGAATTCTTTGTTCGAATTGTAGGGGTGCAACTGGTTCGGATAAGATAAACTGTATCAATATGTTGGCTAGGAAACATAATCCCATACTCATCTGTTTGGTTGAGACCCGAGCTGATACTAATCGTATATGTCATTTTTGCTCCAGGTTTTCTAGAAAGTGGGACTGGGCAGCAATAGCTGCAGATGGATACTCAGGAGGCATCATCactctttggtgagatggtttcAGTTGTGTTACGCCAATTGTGAAATCTAGATATGTCCTTCACTTGGTAATCTCTAACCCTTCTTTGAATAAAATGATTGTTTTAGTGATTTATAATAGCCATCAAGTTCAGATTCAAAGGAAGGTTTGGGAGGAGCTTTCtcacttgaattctcttggcATCCCTTGGTCCATCTTAGGTGACTTTAATGCAATTACAGCTGCTGATGAACACAAGAGAGGAAGATACTCGTATTATTTCCTTAAGGCCAGCTTTTTCTCTGACTTTATCTTTGATAATTCTCTGCTTGATATTGGTTACATAGGTTCTATCTTCTCCCGGTGCAATGGCCGGAATGGTTTTGCTAGACACTGGGCTAGACTTGATCGATGTGTAGTTAACCATTTTTGGCTTTCGTTATTCTATTGTTTTAATCTTTTACATTTACCCAGGTTAATCTCTAAACATTCTCCTATTCTATTGATTGCTTCTAGGACTGCCAGTAATCATAGTAGAATTTTTCGTTTTGAAAATCATTAGCTGGATTATAATGATTGCATAACCACAGTCAGAAATGCCTTAAATTTCCATGCTCGTACCTCTCTTATGCATGCTTTTGTCCATATCTTACATAGAGTTAGGTCTAAGTTGTTGTCTTGGAAGACTTTGGGTTCCTACAATCTTTAAAGGGATACAAGGGCCACGGAAGTTAGTATCCAGGATTTAGAAATAGACAATATTGCTAATCCCCTTGATGAGTCAATTAGTTCTAATCTCAGAATCCTTCGTAACAAGCTTAAAGCTTTACTcagataaaatgaaaaaaaaaaatgggctTAGAGGGCTAGGTTAAACTTGGTTCATAAGGGTGACTTGAATATCTCCTTTTTCCATAAAAATGCCAAAATTAGGAAGCACATCAATTACATCTCACATATTTTGGATATCAGTGGCAATGTGATTACTGATCATGACCAAATCACCCAAATCTTTGTGGACCATTTCACTCACCTTTGGAAAGATAACAACAATACTtcctttgatttcatttttgatgCTATGCCTAATGATTTGCCTATAATTTCTACTAGGGACAACACTTTTCTCACTAGAAAAGTCACCAAGGATGAGGTGTTCATTACTCTAAATTCTTTGCCTCTTGATAAAAGCCATGGGCCTGatgatttcaattttgaattctACAAATATTTTTGGGGAAGAACTTTTGATCATCTCTTCTTAGCTATTAAAACTTTCTTTGAAATTGCTAGAATGCATAAAGCCTGGGGAAGAACTTTTGTGGCCCTTATTCCTAAGATCGATCACCCTAAAAACATCTCTGATTTTAGACCAATTTTTCTATATAATGTTTGTTATAAGATTAAAGTATTATTGGAACCTGATTAGTAGGGAACAAAGTGGTTTTGTTCCTAGACGAGCTCCTATGGATAACATCATTGTAGTCCAGGAGATAGTCCATTCGATTAATCAGGATTTTTCCACTCTCCCTAGGATGATTGTTAAGGTTGATGTTGAGAAAGCTTATGATACATTAAACTAGAATGTTGCTCTTGCTGTCCTCACTAAAATGGGTTTTCCTAGCATCTGGGTTTCTTGGAttagttcttgtttgaataATTCCTCTTTTTCCCTTCTGGTTAATGGGCAACCTTCACCTTAGTTCACTTCCTCTAGGGGTGTTATAGGCAGGGAGATCCCATCTCTCCTTATCTGTTTATTCTGGTCTCTTAAATTCTATCTAATatgctcaataaaaacaaagctTTTGAACCTTATGCCTGGTTTCTACAAGGAATTAAAATATGACTtcaatcatcttatgtatgcAGATGACCTCATTTCGGTCACTTCTGCTAGTAGAAGGGCTGCTAGAAACATCCATTTGTGTTTGAGCATTTATTCCTCATTAACTGGCAGAAATCTAACAATCTTAAATCTGATACCTTCTTTTCTATTTGGTTGAATCAAAGAATTGTTAATAGCATTTGTCATATCTTAAGTTTCAAGAGAGGTACATATCCTTTTACTTACTTAGGGGTGTTGATTTTCCTAAAGAAGTTAGTGGTTTCCCATTTTGATAATATGATAAGGAAGGTTAATTAGCAAGCTGCTAGTTGGAAAAGTGCTAAAATCTCTAAGGCCGGAAAAGCTATCCTGATCAATAGTTCAATTATGGCTCTCCCTTCCTATTATCTTACAGTCTACCCCATTCTAGACTTAGTTCTTGATAAACTTTCCCATTACTTAGGGGTGTTGATTTTCCTAAAGAAGTTAGTGGTTTCCCATTTTAGATTAGACAAGCATTCTCTAATGgctaaaatattttcaattatctAAATAGCAAGGATATTATCTGGATTGATATTATTCAACATAAATATGGCATGCAGAATATCTGGAACGGCTCTCCTCCTTCCAAATGCTCCTGGTTTTTCAGGGGTTTTTGTCGAACTTTGGAAATCATTAAGCCTTATCTTTGGATCAATGTTGTTAATCCTTTTCAGATTTCTCTAATGCAGGGTCCTTGGCTTTTTGAGTTTTCTTTGAGTGTCAAGCCTACCTTCATTAACATGGATGTGGATTGGGAGAATTTCCCTTTCTTTGAGTTTCACAATGACTTAGGCTGTAATGTTCCAATACTAAACTTTGCTTTTGGTAAGAACATGGTCTCTCCTGCTATTGACTTGGCAAGATTGATCCTAATGGCCCCGACTACTGGGTCTGGTTCCCTAATGCTAAATCTAATAAAATCTCCAAtgttgtttatcatttttttgaatgacaCTCATATTCAGGATAAGCTTTGGTTTGGTTGGAATAACCTTTGGCACCTTTATGCCTCTCCGAAAGTGAAAACCTTCATTTGGTTGCTTTGTCATGGCAAAATTAAAACTTCGGCCTTTCGTTATGCCCTGAATTTAGGCCTTTTAAGCAATTGTCCCATGTGTGGTCTTCATGTGAAGACTGCTGAGCATCTTTTTAATCAATGTGCTAATCTGCAACAGGTCTGGTATATTATCGCTGACCTTACTTGTTTGTCTCTTCATGGGCTTGATGCAGTTACTACCGGCTGCTGGCTTGATTTCTCTCATgataatttttctaagttaacAGCCTTGTTTATTACTACTACTTGTtggtatttttggaaatctaGATGTGACTATTTATTTCAGAACAAACTTCCAGATTATACTAACATTGCCGGGATAGTGGTGGATCATGTCAAGGACTATTCTGTCCCTCTTGTAGCTCAAAGAATCCTACAATTTTTCTTTGCAAACAAACCTCAAGCTGGGCAATTACATTTGTATATCACTGGCACTTGGAGGAGCAACACAGGTAAGGCTGGGCTTGGTTTCATTGCCTTAGATTCTAATGCCATGATTAATTGTGCATGTATCAGTCAACCAGATCGCTTCCTCCAATGTTGAAGCATCTGGTGCAACTTTGATTAAGTCTCTATCTTGGGCAGATTCCAATGCTAGATGCATCCAAAAAATCTTCATCAGTGACTCTCATTTGTGGATGGCTTTTCAAGGGCTAGATGACGAAGTTAATTAGAGATTAAATAAGAAGCTCAATGAAGTGAAGATGCTGTTGTCTCAACTTAGGAATCCTCAAATTGTTTACATTCCTGGTGTCAGCAACAGAATGGCTATGGACATCACTGGAAAAGGCTTCAATACCGCTTGTCTTTCCTTGTTTCATCAAGGACTAGATAAACCCAGATGTCTCATGGATGTTGATAACAACTCAGGCTTTCATTTATTTTAGCTCATTTATTGTACTTTTGTTAGCTTAGCTCTCTTTCagctttcttgttttttcttcagTTGTTTGTGTTAGTTGGTTGTAACTAGTCTTTTCTCTTCAATAAATTAGCTACTTTGTAgcacttttatcaaaaatatatatatatatatatatatatcttaacttAGTATCTATGCTCACCATTAAATTATATGATGGCAAAAGCATGGATAACTACTTGCTCCTAAATGTGAGACTCCATATTGGTTTGATTTGCAGATTATAAGCTAGAAGATGCCTGAAATGTAACATGAGTTGAGCAAAATAAGTTTTTGGGATGTAACAAGCTTACATTATGAGGTACTTAATTAATTGGTTCATTATGTCAATGATAACATTGTTGAGTCACAATAGTATCTTGAGcaagttcaaaataaattttgcaTTAAAAGATTACTAGGTACTTTTTAAGAAAATGATTGTCCAATTTAAATATGTAATCGAATACATTAAGCaagttcatgaaaaaaaaatgtgaggAAAAACAATTCTCTCCACATGCACATAACATATTCTGTCATGCATGATCATATCTACATCAATCTTCtgataaaatgaaaacaattataATTGAAAGAgacattttcttttgataaagctttgtagaaaataaaatctaaataaaataaaatgatcaaaTACCTTTTTTTGGGCATATTTCTTCTCGCAAATCTGTTGCACCTGTGTTGCTAATTGGGACAACAGAATCCACTTTGGGATTCGGGCTTCCAAAACTAAGGATTGCAAGATTTCTGCGACTGTGTATCACTTTCTTAACCAAGTTCCTACTTGGTCCGATAATTGGGAGGGTTGGAGACACATTTGGAGTCTTATGGTGGCTCCTAGAGTTAAGCACTTTCTATGGCTCACTTTTAAAGGCAGGATTTCTACCTCTGATTATCTACATTCTATTAACATTGGCCCCAGTTGCTTTTTGTGCTCTCGCAATCACGATTATGAGTCGATTTGCCACTTGTTTAATAACTGTCACTTTGCTCAGTCTGTATGGGAGCTTCTCGGAACCAAGATTGGTTCTGAATTTTCCTTCGGTGATGGGTTTGAATCCGGCTCTTGGCTTGTGGATGCTACTTACTCTCATTTTGCTAAATCTGTTATTGCTTCCTCAGCCTGGTTCATTTGGAAGAATCGTTGTGATAAGATATTTAGATCTGCTTCTGTCTCCTATCAGAGTGTTGTTTGTAGGGCCTTGGCTCATGCTGGGGATTTTTCCCGTGCTCAAGCTGATCAGCTTGGCAAGAGATTAATCCTCAACAACTTCACACATTCGGATGGCTCCTTTCTATTCGTCTCTAGCTACTGGAATGCTGCTAATGAGGTTAGTGGGGCTGGTTTTTTCTGTGCCAATTCTAACTATAATATCTTGGTGGCAGGTTCTTGCCCCCTTCACGTCGACAGAGAGGATGAAGCTGAGAATTATGCCCTTAAGCTTGCTCTTCAGGCCTCTCTGGATCTTGGAATTCAACTCAAGCATATTTTCATTCAGCATCCAGACACATTCAGAGCTGTTTCATTGTTTCATAACATACATGGCAGATGTATTTCTCCTTTGTCTCATCACATTCATCAGCTGCTCAACTTGTTGCATTGCCCGATGATCCATATTATTCCCAAGACTTGGGCCTCACCAGCATTCAAGCTTGCTTCCTTCGGCGCTAATCTTCATGCTCTTAACTTGTTCTTTCAGGGTTTTGAGCTGCCTCGTTGGCTCATGCGAGTATTCTCTTTGGCTGGCTTCGACTTCTAATGGTTgtcttctgtttttcttttttgattgcTTTGTGCTTCTTTGTTTTGAGtggttgttgtatttttatttgtgttgtttctgttttggttgtttttgttgtttgcttTTGATGTATTAAAAACTCTTGTAaaccttgttttatttttcaataaaatagctCATGTGAGCTCCTTCCCCCAAAAAACAGAATCCACTAAGGCCATTAAAAAAGAATAGACAAGAGAGTTTACTTGTagcatattgaaaaaaaatggggATAAATAATAGAAAGGAATATTCTATAGAACATAAATAATGAATGCTTACTACTTGATGAAATCTGAGGCATGTGAAGTGTTTCATCCATACTTATCTATTGTATGGCTATAACTGGTTAGGCTAAGATGAGATctgtatttgaaaaaaattccttgaagATATATTAGTTTTAAGACATATTATTgattatacattttttaaaagtgaaatttgaataaaaaacataattttttattatcaaatctTATTTGAGAGTGCATACttaatattcattattattgaattaattgaaacattttaataaattttattgttatctaaaatcatgtataaaaaaattcgcattttttttaatgagaaattcTTAATATCCTGTGAGTTgagagatttttctttttttcccccaatttcttctctttctccacGACAAGTTGTTGTCATGTGAAGTTCCTAATAAAGTAGATGTTATGAGTTAAATCCCATGCAAGTGTTTCTTTGAACAACCAAACACAAAGGGACTTGTGAGTATAATGCTTTAAATAATATGAACTTGAATTGAACTTTTAAACTCCCATGGTTTATAAACTTAGTCAAATTAATCAtgtgaaaaattaaagaaagtttcaatcatgaaaagcaaataacttcttaaaACTTCATTTAAGAACATGTGACCTATGGAACATGGAGGTTCTATGTAGTGGCTGAGATGGCAAAAGATATCAAACCATTGAGATGCCAGCCAAGATTCAATTTCAGGGAAAtctcatgtacatctccaaatGTCTTGCAAGTGTGTGCAAGACATTGACCTCTAATTACTAAATCAACCTTGAGccaagttaattaaaaaattctgaCCTCTCTGATCACTTAAAAAAACAgctcaaatttattaaatttatataaaactgCACAAAAATTCATATTAGCAATAAACTAATGAAGGACGACATATTAAAAATAGGGCATCATATGTTTGATTTAATGTTATTCTCATGAAAAAAACTTTCCTGCATTTGAGGACCCTAAATTTATTATCACAATAGAGCATGTCCAAGCCTCACATTGGTTGGTAATGCTCATCTATCCATCTAGTAGAATAAAAGCAAAATCACATTTGTCAATAAGAAACTATAAATGAAGGCAACAGTCAGAGGACATATCgatcacaaattaaaattttgcaaTCCAAAACATAGAGGACAGTGCGGAAAGAACTAGATTTTGGGATTCTAATGGTATAATGTATAAATAACAGGCTTTTAAAGGTCCACCATGAATATTATGCAAACATGCACCCCACGCTAAGCATTTCATGCAATTGGATTCGTAAACAAACAATTTAAAGGAAAACAGTTTACAAAGGAGCCCACTCTTTCACCTTCAAGGAAGCTACCAAACAAAGAAAGTCTTTTGTGATAACAAGGAAAGACTGAGGAAGGATTACTCAATGTTACTCTCACACAAGCACAGGTTACAAAGGTTGCTAAAGAGTGTAATGAAGCTTAATGTATTCAGCTTGAAATGCAACACACTTAATGCTGGCCGACATGGCAGGTGATAGAGCACACAAAAAAAGTACTTTAAAAAGGAATTCAAAGATCCAATTAGACGCCAACGCTTGATTTCGTTCCATCCAATCAAGCATGTTCAATCCATGTTACATAGCCTGGAACTATCGGGGTCTGGGCAACCCTGCATAGTTGGCAAAATAAGGGACCTTGTGTCCTCACTCAAgcccatatatatttttttagttgatgttTCGTATTCCTAGAGTCAAGGTAGAGAAAATTTAGTTAAAAGCTTGGCTTTCAATTCTTTTTCTGTCCGTGAGGATCCCACCAAAGCACCTTCTACCCTATGAAGACTCGCTTTCGCTACGGCTCCAGTGGGTTCCCTTAACCAAGAGAAGCCCCAATAGAAAAATATTGGAAGGGAAAGATGCTTCTAAGAGGGTGAGGCTTTTTTTTGGTTGGAATCCTAGATGCATGTCTCTATCTCGATGCTAGATGCAGATGTGCATAATAGATCAATATGaacatcttcaatttcttccaaAAGCAGAATTGTTCTCTTATTTTCAAGGGAacggaataaaataaatattaattcacCACCGTGATCGAACGAGAATGGATAAGAACTCCGAATCATTGTCTTGAAGCTCATCCACTTTTATGTCATTGACACCAAAGGAATATTAAATGAATGGAATTGGAATATAGATGGTGTGGTTCCTCTAAACCTAGGACACCAGAAAGGACAAGCAGATACTATAGGTATCTCTGTTTCGTCTTTGCTTGTGAGATCGTCAATTTTGTACCAATCCTTTTTATGTTGATAATGTGAAAACTGGAGGTGACCTTGCGTTAATGTGGAAAGAGAACGCTAAGTTCATACTACTTAGCTTCTTGCGCTTTCATATCGACATGGTGTTACAACCCAGATATCAAGATGCATGGAGATTTTCTGGGTTTAATTAGCACCCGGACCGTGCCCATAGGCATAAAACTTGTCATCTTCTCTAAAGTTTGCAAATTTCTTCCACCTACCAAGGCTATGTTGTGGTGACTTTAATGAGCTCCTACAGCCAGAGGATAAATTTGGTGACCAACCTCTTTCTCATCGCCATATAGCAGATTTTCAAGAGAATATCACTCATTGTAACCTTATCGAAAACCCCATGATTGGATCAAAATTTACATAGCAATAGGGCAAGGGAACAACATGATGGATACAGGAAAAGTTAGACAGAGCCTTCAAATTTTCTACCTAGCTTC is a genomic window containing:
- the LOC120278515 gene encoding uncharacterized protein LOC120278515 gives rise to the protein MPPEPRDPLPALSWAEVAQAARPRVNSTLPVDASVLEKLKQTVLDVFKDFGRVLISDMPNGFMLIRCESDEVKQNIIFGRPWNVSGLTLQVSLWQPNFEPATIKLSKAMVWLQLHNLLVDLWEGEALEAITEPIGKLLKVDDFTSFFSRARFARVCLEIDLLVTLKRGFLLDDKDGKVFVLVLCKCLPTFCYCFGLFGHGSTSCGHHCGFAPTKETGIAHSDSGVDSDPRVLVGQTQGGDTSLVGPSSLAPMVDDSNTPED
- the LOC120278516 gene encoding uncharacterized protein LOC120278516 — encoded protein: MVAPRVKHFLWLTFKGRISTSDYLHSINIGPSCFLCSRNHDYESICHLFNNCHFAQSVWELLGTKIGSEFSFGDGFESGSWLVDATYSHFAKSVIASSAWFIWKNRCDKIFRSASVSYQSVVCRALAHAGDFSRAQADQLGKRLILNNFTHSDGSFLFVSSYWNAANEVSGAGFFCANSNYNILVAGSCPLHVDREDEAENYALKLALQASLDLGIQLKHIFIQHPDTFRAVSLFHNIHGRCISPLSHHIHQLLNLLHCPMIHIIPKTWASPAFKLASFGANLHALNLFFQGFELPRWLMRVFSLAGFDF